In Hahella sp. HNIBRBA332, the genomic window ATAACCAGCGGAACTGACTCGCAGGGAGAGGTGACTGTCCGTCTGGAGCGTGGAGGCAGGATCGTAAATGGCGTTGGCGCGGACACCGATATTGTGATCGCTTCAGCGAAGGCATATATCAACGCCCTGAACCTGATTTCTTCAGATAAAAGGAAGCAGCATCCGCAGAGTGAAGTGTGATTTTTCCTGCGAATACAATTATGAACTTTTTGTACGAGAACGACAGACAGACATATTTAAGTGAAATGGGAATTGCGGTGTGGTATGCACGCCGTCAATTGCCGAATGCTGCTCCTTCCACACTATTTGAGTTCGAGGAGACATCTGAGGAACTAGATAATCGAGATATAGAGCGACGCGCGAGCAAAGCCAGTCCGCTCAAAGCGCCATCATTAAAAAGCGCTCAGCAAGCAGCGGCTCTTCGCCAAACGATGTCTGCTATCGCTCAGCCGGAGCAGGTTAAACAGAAGAAAACCCAGGAACAGGATAAGAAAGACGCTTCCCCAATACCTGTATTGGTAAAATCATCTCCTCCAACTATCAATAAGCTGCGTGCGATGAGCATAAAAGGGGATGACATTGGGATGCTGGCGCTGTCTAAGGGAGAAGCAGATATAACTCCTGAATCGTCCGGTGGCCAGCTTCTGGCCAATATTGCGTTGGCGGTTGGCTTGGGAGAGCAATGGAAAGATGCGTATAGCCTTTTCTCCTGGCCGCCATTTGAACGCAAAGGGTTGCCGATGCAAGACGACGCGATGCTGACTAAACTTCTGGCGCGCTGGGCTGCCCCCAATAGTCTGAAGTACTGCATTCTATTCTGTGACGCAGAAATTGCGGTGGCTTTAGGCGGTTTGGACCCTTTGTGGAAGGACGACAGGCTTCTGCAATTGCCGTCTTTAAATGAAATGCTTCATAACCCATCCATCAAAAAATTCGTGTGGCGCAAGCTTCGTCAGTATCTCTACTCCAATGACTGATCAAAAATCCGATCTTGCTTTCAGGTTAATGACCGAAGCGGACTTACCCTTAGTTTTAAATAATGAGCGTGGGGCTTATTCTCATCCTTGGACTGAAGGTGTTTTTAAAGAGTGTTTGACGGGAGCTTCTGAATGTTGGGTCGCTATATATAAAGACGAAGTGGTCGGACATGCGGTAACCTCAATGGTTATAGACGAAGCACACTTGCTTAATTTATGCGTAGCGCGAGCGCTGCAAGGAAATGGTATGGGGGCATCTTTTATGGCGTTTTTGCTGGAGCGTTTTCGTGCGCAAAATATGGTGGAGCTATTTTTAGAGGTGCGCGCCAGCAATGTCGCAGCCGTGCAGCTGTACAGAAAGTTGGGCTTTAATGAGATTGGTTACCGAAAAGCCTATTACCCCGCTTCCGATGGTCGTGAAGACGCCATTGTTATGTCGATGAAATTGCGTTGCGAAGAGTAAGTTGTGGAATATCTGCGCTCCGACTTGTTGCCTTTGGCTGTTGAGCTGGGGTTGTGGGGAGTGATAATTGGGTATATCGCTCTGTTGTGGGTTAGGCGCTGCCATGCACTTTTGCGGCAAGACAATACGTTGCAGCATATTTTCTGGGGATGTGCATTGGCCCTGGGGTTGTTTTGGCGCCTCAGAATTGATGTCGATTTTGGCGTTTCTCTTCATTTTCTCCTTCTAAGCGCGCTAACCCTGGTTCTGGATTGGGAGTTGACGCTGCTTGCCGGCTTTATCGGATTATCGTTACTGGCGCTCTTGGGCTCTACTCCCTGGCTGCTTATCCCTTTGAATTTTCTAGGGGTAGTATTCATCCCCGTAATGGTGACCAAATGGGCTGTAGATATGGAAAGGAAGTCTGGTGGGCGGCTGTTCTTTGCTTATCCTTTGGTCAACGGTTTTCTGGGCGGTGGACTGTCGATAGTCGGCAGCGTATTGTTTGGAATGTCGATTTGCTGGCTCGGAGGCGGCGAATGGAGTCAGGATCACTCTTTAATGCTCGCTTATCTCCCTTTGATAGCCTTGCCTGAAGGCGTGATTAATGGAATGTTGGCGACAGGTATGATGGTGTATTTCCCAAGTGTGCTTAGAACCTTTGATTCCAGTCGCTATCAATAGCTTTTGACACTCTGTTTGCGGCGCTATAATGTTCGCCCTCAATTCGCCAGATGTTCAAGGTTTGTCATGGGACTTCGTGAAGAAATCAAACGCCGTCGTACATTCGCCATTATCTCTCACCCTGATGCGGGTAAAACCACCATTACTGAGAAAGTGCTCTTACATGGCGGTGCGTTGCAGAAAGCCGGTACAGTAAAAGGTAAAAAGTCCGGCCAATTTGCGAAATCCGACTGGATGGAAATGGAAAAAGAGCGAGGTATCTCCGTAACCACTTCCGTTATGCAGTTCCCTTATGACGACTCTCTGGTAAACCTGCTTGATACCCCGGGTCACGAAGACTTCTCTGAAGACACCTATCGTACTTTGACTGCGGTTGACTCATGTTTGATGGTCATAGACAGCGCAAAAGGTGTCGAGGAGCGCACTATCAAGTTAATGGAAGTCACACGGCTGCGCGATACGCCAATCATTACTTTCATGAATAAACTTGACCGCGATATTCGAGATCCAATGGAGTTGTTGGATGAGGTCGAGGATGTGCTGAAAATTAAGTGCGCGCCTATTTCCTGGCCCATTGGAATGGGTAAGGGGTTCAAGGGCGTATACCATCTTCTGCGGGACGAAGTCATTTTATACCAGACTGGTAAGGGGCATACTCTCCAGGATGGGCGCACGATTAAAGGCTTGGATAACCCTGAATTAGATCAGGTACTTGGCTCGGACGCAGAGAATTTGCGCGGCGAAATCGAATTGTTGCAAGGCGCTTCTCATGAATTCGATCATCAGGCTTTTTTGGCTGGTGAGTTGACCCCAGTATTTTTTGGCACAGCGCTAGGTAACTTTGGCGTTGATCATATGTTGGATGGTTTGGTTGCATGGGCTCCATCTCCTCAGCCCAGAGAGACTGACAAGCGCATTGTTGAGGCGGAAGACGAGAAGTTTTCCGGCTTTGTGTTCAAGATACAGGCCAATATGGATCCGCTTCATCGTGACCGAATCGCCTTCTTGAGGGTCTGTTCAGGACGTTACGAACAGGGCATGAAAATAAAGCATGTGCGATTAGGTAAAGATGTTCGTATTGCTGACGCGCTGACTTTCATGGCGGGAGACCGAGCTCGGGCGGAAGAGGCGTTCGCAGGCGACATCATCGGCTTGCATAACCACGGCACTATTCAGATTGGCGATACCTTCAGCGAAGGGGAAGAGTTGAAATTTAGCGGCATCCCTAACTTTGCACCGGAGCTATTCCGCCGTATTCGCCTGAAGGATCCTTTAAAGTCCAAGCAGCTACAAAAAGGTCTGATTCAGTTGTCTGAAGAGGGCGCTGTGCAGGTGTTCAGGCCACTCAATAACAACGACTTGATTGTTGGGGCAGTGGGGATGTTGCAGTTTGATGTGGTGGTGCATCGCCTCAAGTCTGAATACAAGGTGGAAGCGGTGTACGAGCCGGTAAATGTTTCCACGGCTCGCTGGGTTGATGCAAAAGATCCGAAAAAGCTGGAAGAATTCAGGCGGAAGGTATCCGAAAACTTATCACTCGACGGTGGTGACAACTTAACCTATCTTGCGCCGACGAATGTTAACTTGCAGCTCGCCATCGAGCGTTACCCGGATGTTCAGTTCCGGAAGACGCGGGAGCACTAAGAGGATTGGCGATGGCGACTTTTATAGATAGCCATTGCCACTTTGATTTTCCCGATTTCGATGACGACAGGGAAGAGGTGTTACTCAGTGCCAGGGAATTGGGGGTAAAGCGTATCGTTGCGCCCTCGGTAGGTATTCAAAATTGGGCTCGTATATCTCAGTTGGCTAAGAGCTTTGACGAGCTTGATTTCGCGCTGGGTATCCATCCTCTCTATCTGCGCGAGCACTCAGAATTCCATCTGAATGAGTTGGGTGACAGGTTGCGCGAACAGCGTACGGATGTCTCCGCCGTGGGCGAATGTGGGCTGGATGCAACGGCGGACATTGATTTTGACTCGCAGATGCTTTTTTTGTGTGAGCAGCTAAGGATGGCGAAAGCGCTAGATCTTCCTGTGATTCTTCACTCAAGAAAGACTCATAGTCAGCTTGTGAAGCTGGTCAAAGAATCTGGCGTTAAGTGTGGTGTTGTGCACGCCTTCTCAGGAAGCTATGAAGAGGGGATGCAGTTTGTAAGGCTGGGGCTCAAATTAGGTGTTGGCGGCGTCATCACCTATGACCGAGCGCAAAAAACCAGGAAAGCGATTTCCAGACTTCCCTTGGAGTCCCTGTTGTTAGAAACCGACGCTCCGGATATGCCGTTGTGTGGTCGACAGGGGCGGCGTAATTCACCAGAATTGATTCCCCTGGTATTTAGTGTGTTGTGCGCTTTGAGAGAAGAGGCCCCAGAACGGATATCCGACACGATTCTTCAAAACACTATCGATACATTCGATTTTCCCAAGCCTTGAGTCGAAGCCTTAACTTTGTGGGCTGTGTAATTAATTGGATTTAGAGTAGCAATTGAGCAGGAAGTGCAATATAATCCTGCGCCCGGATTTGCAATATAGTTAGGAACTTTGGCGAAGCCCCGAAGCCCGAGTTTCGAAAAGTCAGAACGTCGTTGTAACTTTCCCCGAAGGAGAGGCGCAGCGTGCGTTTTATTTGGATTAATCAGCCGAGAATTTAAGAGTAAGGCGGGATTTAAATGAAAACGATCAGCGCTAAGCCAGAAACCGTAAAGCGTGACTGGTATGTTATAGACGCGACCGACAAGACGCTTGGACGTCTTTCTACTGAAATCGCCCGTCGCTTGAGGGGCAAGCACAAAGCGGAATATACCCCTCATGTTGACACTGGGGATTACATTGTTGTGGTAAACGCAGAGAAAGTGCGTGTTACTGGTAACAAAGCTCAAGACAAAATGTACTATCGTCACACAGGCTATCCTGGCGGCTTGAAAGAAATGTCTTTCGATAAGCTGATCCAACATGCTCCTGAGCGTGTTATCGAAACAGCTGTTAAAGGCATGATGCCGCGCAATCCTTTAGGTCGTGCGATGCTGAAAAAGCTCAAGGTATACGCTTCGGCTGAACACCCGCATACCGCTCAGCAACCGATTGAACTGAAAATTTAAGGAAGGTGGATATGTCTGTTACTCAATACTACGGTACAGGTCGTCGTAAAACTTCGACTGCTCGCGTCTTCCTGAGACCCGGTAGCGGAAAAATTACTGTGAACCAGACTGATCTGGATTCATACTTTGGTCGTGAAACCGCGCGTATGGTCGTACGTCAGCCTCTGGAGTTGTTGGACTCTATTGGCAATTTTGATGTATTTGTTACTGTTAAAGGCGGTGGTCCTTCTGGCCAAGCTGGCGCAATTCGTCACGGCATCACTCGTGCGCTGATTCAATATGATGAAGCGAATCGTTCTCCGCTGCGTAAGGCCGGTTACGTTACTCGCGATGCTCGTGAAGTTGAACGTAAGAAAGTGGGTCTGCGTAAAGCGCGTAAGCGTCCGCAATTCTCCAAGCGTTAATCGATACGCTAAAATAAAAAGCCCGGTAATCCGGGCTTTTTTGTTTCCGCTGAACATAAGCGAAAATCGTCCGACGGATATTTAACTTGGATCAATATTGTTGAGACAAGGCCTCGCCGCACGTGCGTCGTCCTTGTATCGATAAGGCATTTTAATTAGTATGTCAGCCGGATTTTACGCCTGAAGAAATAAGAGCATAATGGCCTGATTTTGGCCTCAAATTGCTGCCTGATGGGAGAAACCTAGTATGACGAAAGACGACGTGAATAAGAGCCGCCGTCGTTTTCTGGTGGGAGCAACCTCGGTCGTTGGAGGTATCGGCGCCATCGGCGCAGCCGTGCCTTTTGTCGCTTCCTGGAACCCTAGCGCTAAAGCAAAAGCCGCTGGCGCGCCTGTTAAGGTCAATATCAGTAAGCTTGAACCTGGTCAACAGATGACTGTTGAATGGCGGGGCAAGCCTGTTTGGGTTGTGCGGAGAACGCCGGAAATGCTGAAAGGCTTGGATTCGATTACGGAAGAACTGCAGGACCCGCAATCCGAAAAGCTACAGCAACCCGCATACGCTCAAAACCCTCATCGCTCCATCAAAGATGAATACGTCATACTGGTTGGAATTTGTACGCATCTGGGTTGCTCGCCAAAGTTCTTGCCAGAGGTCATTCCCGATGAAACCGTTGGCGGTTTTTACTGTCCTTGTCATGGTAGCAAGTTCGACTTGGCGGGAAGGGTCTTCAAAGATGTTCCTGCTCCAAAGAATCTTGAAGTGCCTCCCCACATGTATGTTGATGACGTGAACCTCATCGTAGGTGAAGACAAGGAGAACGCATAATGCAGAAGCTTATCCAGTGGATCGACGATCGCCTGCCAATCGTCGATGCCTTCGAAAAGCACATGAGCAAGTACTATGCGCCAAAAAACTTTAACGTATGGTATTTCTTTGGTTCTTTGTCTTTGGTTGTTCTAATTAACCAGTTGCTTACGGGCATTTGGTTGACAATGAGCTATAACCCCTCCGCTGAAGGCGCGTTTGCTTCAGTAGAGTACATTATGCGCGATGTTGAGTTCGGGTGGCTGATTCGATTGATGCATTCGACTGGCGCATCCGCTTTCTTTGTCGTCGTTTACCTGCATATGTTCCGAGGGCTCTTGTACGGTTCTTATAAAAAGCCCCGTGAGCTAGTTTGGATCTTTGGCATGACCATCTATCTGTGCTTGATGGCGGAAGCATTCTTGGGCTATTTGTTGCCTTGGGGGCAAATGTCATACTGGGGCGCGCAAGTTATTGTTTCTCTATTTGGGGCCATACCTTATGTGGGGGAAGACTTGGCTCAATGGATTCGGGGCGACTATCTAATATCGGGTATTACCCTTAACCGATTCTTTGCTTTGCATGTCATCGCTTTACCAATCGTACTGCTTGGTTTGGTGGTATTGCATATTTTGGCGCTACATGAAGTGGGGTCTAATAACCCGGATGGCGTTGAAATTAAAAAGAATAAGGATGAAAACGGCATTCCTAAAGATGGAATTCCCTTTCACCCCTACTATACGGTGCATGACATCGTAGCTTTGATTGTATTCTTGTTCGTATTCTGCGTAGTCGTATTCTATTTTCCTGAAATGAATGGCTACTTCCTTGAAAAGCCTAACTTCGAGCCGGCAAACCCGCTGAAAACCCCTGAGCATATTGCGCCGGTATGGTACTTCACACCTTTCTACGCGATGCTTCGTGCAATCACATACCCACTATTTGGTGTGGACGCGAAGTTCTGGGGCGTCGTCGTTATGGGGGCTGCAATAGCAATTCTGTTTGTGTTGCCTTGGTTGGATCGCAGCCCTGTGAAGTCTATTCGTTATAAGGGAGCGATGAGTAAAATTGCACTTTTAGTGCTTGTCGTCAGCTTCGTAATTTTGGGCGTTTGTGGAGTCTTGCCGGCTAATGAGCAGCCGAGTTGGCTTGCTCCTCTATGTACAGGCTTATATTTCGCTTACTTCCTATTGATGCCTTGGTATACCAGAGCAGAAAAGACTAAACCTGTACCAGAGAGGGTGACTCACTAATGAAAAGCATACTCAAAGTTCTGCTTCTCTCGTGCGTGACGTCTCTTGCACATGCGGCCGGCGGCGGAGACGTTCATTTGGATCATGTGGATGTTGATATTCGCGATAAGCCTTCTTTGCAAAGAGGGGCTGCGATGTTTACCAACTATTGCATGGGCTGCCACTCATTAAAGTATTCTCGTTATGAGCGTGTAGCGGATGATATCGGTATTCCGCACAACCTTTACGAAGAGAATCTAATCTTCGGCGATGCGAAGATCGGGCAGCTGATGGATATCGCAATGGCTCCTTCCATGGCGCAAAGTTGGTTTGGCGCAGCGCCTCCTGATTTGACTCTGGTTTCTAGGTTGCGCGGGCCGGATTGGTTGTATAGCTATTTGCGGGGATTCTATAAAGACGAGTCTCGTCCGTGGGGTGTCAACAATGTTGTATTTAAAGACGTTGGTATGCCCCATGTTCTAGTCGATCTGCAGGGACTGTGCGCTGAAAAGCCAGAGCTGGGCAGCAAGGCGGGTATTGACCCCCTAAGTGGTGTTGAAGTTGGTGCGCCGGGGTGTAAGTCATTTGCTACAACGGGCAGCATGGAGCCGCAGGAGTATGATGCTGCGATTCGAGATATGGTCAACTTCCTGGCTTATGTAGGCGAGCCGTCAAGGTTGGAAAGTGAAGAGATCGCCCCGTTCGTGTTGTTGTTCTTGGTGGTTCTGTTCGTTCCTGCATACCTCCTCAACAGAGAATATTGGAAAGACGTTCACTAGTCTTTTCGTGTATAATGTTCGACCTTGGATAAAAGCTCCAGCATCGGGTGCCCCTGATGCTGGAATTTTTCTTTCTGAATAATCTGAGTTGCAAGCGACCGAGGTAATTCTATGGGAGTCGTGACCAAACGGTCATCAATGACATTTTTTTCTGATCCGCAGAGCCACTACAGTCATAGAGTTCGTATTGTTTTGGCTGAGAAAGGGGTGGCTGTAGATATCATCGATGTTGATCCTGATGATAAGCCTGCGGAAATTGCCGACCTAAATCCTTATAACACGCTGCCAACCTTGGTGGATCGTGAGCTGTCGCTGTACGAACCAAACATCATGATGGAGTATTTGGATGAGCGTTTCCCTCATCCGCCTCTATTGCCGGTATATCCGGTTGCGCGAGCGCAGAGCCGGTTGTTGATGTACCGAATCCAAAAAGATTGGTGTAGCTTGGCGGATATTGTTCTGCAAAGTAAAACTGACACTGCAGAGGTTGAAGAGGCGCGTAAACAGCTTCGTGAAAGCTTGATAGCCGCCGCCCCTATCTTTTCAGAAAAGCCGTATTTTATGAGCGAGGAGTTTACAATTGTAGACTGCTGCGTCGCTCCACTGTTATGGCGTTTAAAGCTCATGAAGATTGAGCTTCCTGAAAAGCCGGCTAAGCCGTTGATCAAGTACATGGAGCGCCTGTTCTCGCGCGAGTCCTTTAAAGCTAGCCTGTCCGATATCGAACAGGAAATGTTTAGCTGATACGTCTAACTGAAGGGGTCTGTACAAGGCCCCTTAAGCTCAAATTGAATTGGCAAAACCAATGACTCCCAGTCGTCCCTATTTGTTGCGAGCTCTGAACGAGTGGATTCTTGATAATCATCTCACGCCTTATGTGGTAGTGGATGCATCGCTTCAAGGTGTAGAAGTGCCGCGTGACTTTGTGAGCAATGGCCAAATCGTGCTCAATATCAGTCCGCAGGCCGTACGAGGTTTGAGTATAGGTAATGATTATCTTGAATTTAGCGCCCGTTTTGGTGGTGTGCCGCGTCAAGTGTCCGTTCCGGTAATGGCGGTATTGGCTATATACGCGAAGGAAAATGGTCAGGGTATGGTCTTTGGCTCTGAGCCTGGTGGAGCGCCTGAGCCGCCCAGCAATAAAGGTAAGCCAGGGACTCCTCCAGCGCCTCCCCCGAAAGGTGGAGGGCGAGAAGGTTCCAAACCGAGCCTGAAGATCGTCAAATAAACGATTAGGGCTTTAGAATCTGAAGAGCCGGACGCAAGGTGAAAGCCTTGAATCCGGCTTTTTTGTTGCGTTAATCGATTGGGCCAAAAATCTCGCGGTCGATGTAGTCGCAAAGGGTATGTATTGTTAATAGATGTACTTCCTGGATGCGCGCAGTAGAAGTCATTGGAACTCGGATTTCGACATCTTCAGCCTGCAGCAAGGAGGCCATATTTCCACCATCTTTTCCTGTTAATGCGACCACTTTCATTCCCCTGTCGTGGGCTGCTTGAATTGCTTGAATCACATTTGCTGAATTACCGCTTGTGGAAATGGCCAAAAGCACGTCGCCTTCTTGGCCTAGGGCGCGTATCTGCTTGGAGAACACTTCGTTGTAGCTGTAGTCGTTGGCGATGGACGTCAGTGTTGAGGTGTCAGTCGTCAGGGCGATTGCCGGTAAGCTAGGGCGCTCTCGCTCAAAACGGTTCAGCAGTTCCGAGGAGAAGTGCTGTGCATCTCCGGCTGAACCGCCATTACCGCAAGAGAGAATTTTGTGGTCGCTAAGAAGAGCATGAACCATCAACTGGCCTGCCGCCTCAATCAGTGGGGGGAGTGATTGTGCGGACACTTGCTTCGCTTTAATGCTTTCTTCGAAGAGGTGGATGATGCGTTCAATACTGTTCATATAAAAATCCGGAATTAACGGTGGTGTACGTTGGTGCGAAAAGGTGGCGTCACCAGCAGCTAAATGCGTCTGGTATCCATTGAAAGCCGGTATTTGATTTGAGGTTTCCCACGATAACATCAAATCGACATGGCGTGTTTGTTAAACCTTTCTTCTGAAGGTATATGCTCGCGGCAAGGATAATGCGTTGCTGCTTTTTTTGAGTGATGGACTCTGCAGCGCTGCCGAACTTGTCGTTGCTGCGGTGGCGAACTTCAATAAAAACCAAGTGTTCGCCGTGCTTGGCGATAAGATCAATCTCTCCCCCTTTGCAACGAAAATTGCGCTCAACGATGGTGAGTCCTTGAGCGCGAGCGAATTTCTCCGCTTGGCTTTCTGCAGCGCGGCCAATATCAATAGACTTGATCAGGCGCTTAAAGGGCATTATTGGGAGATTGGCTCAGGGCTGTTTAATTCCGCTTTCGCCACCCCTCTTTCAAATATCGCCCATTCCAGTATGCGACGAATTTGCTGGGCGTCATTCATAAATAGATTGCCTGTCGTGCCTTGTATCTGGCTGTCTGGGAATTGGCGCATGAGGCTGAGTCGCGGGGCGATAGTGTAAGCGTCGGCGCCCATTGCATACAGTCTTTCATAGCGCGTGGTGTCAGCGACGTAGCGAATATCTTGTTTG contains:
- a CDS encoding phosphoheptose isomerase → MNSIERIIHLFEESIKAKQVSAQSLPPLIEAAGQLMVHALLSDHKILSCGNGGSAGDAQHFSSELLNRFERERPSLPAIALTTDTSTLTSIANDYSYNEVFSKQIRALGQEGDVLLAISTSGNSANVIQAIQAAHDRGMKVVALTGKDGGNMASLLQAEDVEIRVPMTSTARIQEVHLLTIHTLCDYIDREIFGPID
- the petA gene encoding ubiquinol-cytochrome c reductase iron-sulfur subunit; protein product: MTKDDVNKSRRRFLVGATSVVGGIGAIGAAVPFVASWNPSAKAKAAGAPVKVNISKLEPGQQMTVEWRGKPVWVVRRTPEMLKGLDSITEELQDPQSEKLQQPAYAQNPHRSIKDEYVILVGICTHLGCSPKFLPEVIPDETVGGFYCPCHGSKFDLAGRVFKDVPAPKNLEVPPHMYVDDVNLIVGEDKENA
- a CDS encoding ClpXP protease specificity-enhancing factor; the encoded protein is MTPSRPYLLRALNEWILDNHLTPYVVVDASLQGVEVPRDFVSNGQIVLNISPQAVRGLSIGNDYLEFSARFGGVPRQVSVPVMAVLAIYAKENGQGMVFGSEPGGAPEPPSNKGKPGTPPAPPPKGGGREGSKPSLKIVK
- a CDS encoding cytochrome c1, which gives rise to MKSILKVLLLSCVTSLAHAAGGGDVHLDHVDVDIRDKPSLQRGAAMFTNYCMGCHSLKYSRYERVADDIGIPHNLYEENLIFGDAKIGQLMDIAMAPSMAQSWFGAAPPDLTLVSRLRGPDWLYSYLRGFYKDESRPWGVNNVVFKDVGMPHVLVDLQGLCAEKPELGSKAGIDPLSGVEVGAPGCKSFATTGSMEPQEYDAAIRDMVNFLAYVGEPSRLESEEIAPFVLLFLVVLFVPAYLLNREYWKDVH
- the rimI gene encoding ribosomal protein S18-alanine N-acetyltransferase; this translates as MTDQKSDLAFRLMTEADLPLVLNNERGAYSHPWTEGVFKECLTGASECWVAIYKDEVVGHAVTSMVIDEAHLLNLCVARALQGNGMGASFMAFLLERFRAQNMVELFLEVRASNVAAVQLYRKLGFNEIGYRKAYYPASDGREDAIVMSMKLRCEE
- the rplM gene encoding 50S ribosomal protein L13; the protein is MKTISAKPETVKRDWYVIDATDKTLGRLSTEIARRLRGKHKAEYTPHVDTGDYIVVVNAEKVRVTGNKAQDKMYYRHTGYPGGLKEMSFDKLIQHAPERVIETAVKGMMPRNPLGRAMLKKLKVYASAEHPHTAQQPIELKI
- a CDS encoding energy-coupling factor ABC transporter permease; this translates as MEYLRSDLLPLAVELGLWGVIIGYIALLWVRRCHALLRQDNTLQHIFWGCALALGLFWRLRIDVDFGVSLHFLLLSALTLVLDWELTLLAGFIGLSLLALLGSTPWLLIPLNFLGVVFIPVMVTKWAVDMERKSGGRLFFAYPLVNGFLGGGLSIVGSVLFGMSICWLGGGEWSQDHSLMLAYLPLIALPEGVINGMLATGMMVYFPSVLRTFDSSRYQ
- a CDS encoding TatD family hydrolase, whose amino-acid sequence is MATFIDSHCHFDFPDFDDDREEVLLSARELGVKRIVAPSVGIQNWARISQLAKSFDELDFALGIHPLYLREHSEFHLNELGDRLREQRTDVSAVGECGLDATADIDFDSQMLFLCEQLRMAKALDLPVILHSRKTHSQLVKLVKESGVKCGVVHAFSGSYEEGMQFVRLGLKLGVGGVITYDRAQKTRKAISRLPLESLLLETDAPDMPLCGRQGRRNSPELIPLVFSVLCALREEAPERISDTILQNTIDTFDFPKP
- a CDS encoding YraN family protein, whose protein sequence is MPFKRLIKSIDIGRAAESQAEKFARAQGLTIVERNFRCKGGEIDLIAKHGEHLVFIEVRHRSNDKFGSAAESITQKKQQRIILAASIYLQKKGLTNTPCRFDVIVGNLKSNTGFQWIPDAFSCW
- the prfC gene encoding peptide chain release factor 3, coding for MGLREEIKRRRTFAIISHPDAGKTTITEKVLLHGGALQKAGTVKGKKSGQFAKSDWMEMEKERGISVTTSVMQFPYDDSLVNLLDTPGHEDFSEDTYRTLTAVDSCLMVIDSAKGVEERTIKLMEVTRLRDTPIITFMNKLDRDIRDPMELLDEVEDVLKIKCAPISWPIGMGKGFKGVYHLLRDEVILYQTGKGHTLQDGRTIKGLDNPELDQVLGSDAENLRGEIELLQGASHEFDHQAFLAGELTPVFFGTALGNFGVDHMLDGLVAWAPSPQPRETDKRIVEAEDEKFSGFVFKIQANMDPLHRDRIAFLRVCSGRYEQGMKIKHVRLGKDVRIADALTFMAGDRARAEEAFAGDIIGLHNHGTIQIGDTFSEGEELKFSGIPNFAPELFRRIRLKDPLKSKQLQKGLIQLSEEGAVQVFRPLNNNDLIVGAVGMLQFDVVVHRLKSEYKVEAVYEPVNVSTARWVDAKDPKKLEEFRRKVSENLSLDGGDNLTYLAPTNVNLQLAIERYPDVQFRKTREH
- a CDS encoding glutathione S-transferase N-terminal domain-containing protein; its protein translation is MGVVTKRSSMTFFSDPQSHYSHRVRIVLAEKGVAVDIIDVDPDDKPAEIADLNPYNTLPTLVDRELSLYEPNIMMEYLDERFPHPPLLPVYPVARAQSRLLMYRIQKDWCSLADIVLQSKTDTAEVEEARKQLRESLIAAAPIFSEKPYFMSEEFTIVDCCVAPLLWRLKLMKIELPEKPAKPLIKYMERLFSRESFKASLSDIEQEMFS
- the rpsI gene encoding 30S ribosomal protein S9 translates to MSVTQYYGTGRRKTSTARVFLRPGSGKITVNQTDLDSYFGRETARMVVRQPLELLDSIGNFDVFVTVKGGGPSGQAGAIRHGITRALIQYDEANRSPLRKAGYVTRDAREVERKKVGLRKARKRPQFSKR
- a CDS encoding cytochrome bc complex cytochrome b subunit, whose product is MQKLIQWIDDRLPIVDAFEKHMSKYYAPKNFNVWYFFGSLSLVVLINQLLTGIWLTMSYNPSAEGAFASVEYIMRDVEFGWLIRLMHSTGASAFFVVVYLHMFRGLLYGSYKKPRELVWIFGMTIYLCLMAEAFLGYLLPWGQMSYWGAQVIVSLFGAIPYVGEDLAQWIRGDYLISGITLNRFFALHVIALPIVLLGLVVLHILALHEVGSNNPDGVEIKKNKDENGIPKDGIPFHPYYTVHDIVALIVFLFVFCVVVFYFPEMNGYFLEKPNFEPANPLKTPEHIAPVWYFTPFYAMLRAITYPLFGVDAKFWGVVVMGAAIAILFVLPWLDRSPVKSIRYKGAMSKIALLVLVVSFVILGVCGVLPANEQPSWLAPLCTGLYFAYFLLMPWYTRAEKTKPVPERVTH